The Candidatus Eremiobacterota bacterium region ACCTTGAGCAGCTCGCGCCACACCGCCGCGAGCGTGAGCTCGACCTCGCCCGCCGGCGCTTCGTACGCGCGCGAGACGTACGCGCCGTCGTCGGGTGCCGGGAGCGCGCGGCGGTCGAGCTTGCCGTGCGTGGTGAGCGGCAGCGCGTCCAGCCGCACGTACGCGGCCGGAAGCATGTAGTCCGGCAATGCGGCCGCGAGGTGGCTGCGCAGCTCGTCGGCGCCGGGCGCGCTCGGCGCATCGGACGCGTCCGATGCGGTTGTCGTGTAGTACGCCACCAAGCGCTTCTCGCCGGTGCGGTCTTCCAGCGCGAGCACGACCGCTTCGCGCACCGCCGGATGCGAGGCGAGACGCGCCTCGATCTCGCCGAGCTCGATGCGGAAACCGCGAATCTTCACCTGGAAGTCGTTGCGGCCGAGGAACTCGACGTTGCCGTCGGGGAGGTAGCGCGCGAGGTCGCCGGTCTTGTACAAACGGTCGCCGTCCACGAACGGGCTCGGGACGAACCGCTCCAGCGTCACGTCGTCGCGGTTCAGGTAGCCGAGCGCGACCGGCACGCCGCCGATGTACAGCTCGCCGCCGACCCCGACCGGCGCGGGATCCAACCGCGCGTCCAAGATGTAGATGCGCGTGTTCGGGAACGGCCGGCCGATGCAGTTGGCGACGCCTTCGAGCGCCGAGCCGTCCGCGCGGTACCGGGTGCTGATGATGACGGCTTCCGTCGGGCCGTAGAACTCGAACACCCGCGCGGCCGGGAAACGCTCCGTCAGCTTGCGCAGCAAACGCTCGGGAACCGCTTCGCCGCCGACCAGCAGCGTGTGCAGCGAGCCGTACTCGCTCGCGCCGAGCGAGTCGAGCCACGCCTCCATCAGCGTCGGCACCGCGTGAAACACCGTCGCGTGCTGCGTGCGCGCGCGCAGCTGCTCGAGATCCTTGACCTGCGCGCTGCCCAGCAGCAGGCTGCAGCCGCCGGTCGTCAGCGGCATCATCAGCTCGAACAGCGCGATGTCGAACGCCGGCGAAGCCAGGTTCGTCATCACGTCGCCGGGGCCGAAACCGAGGTCGAGCTGCGCGCCGAGCAGCCGCGAGCAGAGCTGCTCGTGCGTGACGACGACGCCTTTCGGCGCGCCGGTCGAGCCGGAGGTGTAGATCACGTACGCCGGATCCGAGGGTGCCGCAGCCCCCTTCAGATTCGACGCCGCTTCGTGCGACCAGCGCTCCGCGTCGGCGACGACGCCGATCGCCGGCACGCCGGCCCGCGCGAACGCGTCGCGCAGCTCGGCGCCGGCCGCATCGTGCGTCAGGAGCAGCACCGGCGCGCTGTCCTCGACGACGTACGACAGCCGCTCGTACGGGTACGCCGGATCCAGCGGAACGTACGTGCCGCCCGCCTTGAGCACCGCGAGCATGGCGACGACGAGCTCCGGGCTGCGCTCCATCAGCACGCCGGCGCGCGTCCGCGCTTGCACGCCCTGCGCCTGCAGGTGGCGCGCCAAGCGGTTCGCCTGCGCGTTGAGCTCACCGTAGCTGAGCCGCTCGCCGCCGAACTCCAGCGCGACCGACTCCGGCGCGCGCGACGCTTGGTCTTCGAACAGCTCGTGCACGCAGCGCGCCGCCGCGTAGTCGCGCTCGGTCGCGTTCCACTCGACCAGCAGCTGCGCGCGCTCGCGTTCGGGAACGACCTCGAGGCTCGTCAGCGCGCGGGCCGGCTCGTTTTCGAGTGCGTCCACCACGGCGGCGAGCGCCGTCTGCATGTACGCGCTCAAGCGATTCGGGTCGACCGAGGCGTCCGACTTCACCGAGAGGCTCAGCTCGTCGCCGTGGTCGTTGACGGACATTCCGATCGGATAGTTCGTCCGCTCCTCGCCGCCGCGCGCCGCGATCCCGTGCACGGCGTCGTCGCCGGCCTGTTTCCGGCGGGGTTTGCCGTGCCGGTAGTTCAGCAGCGAGCTGAACAGCGGCGTCGACGCCGGAACGGCGCTGCACGACTGCGCGAGCGTCAGCGGCGCGTGCTCGTGGCGCAGCAGCTGCGCGAGCAGCAGCTGCGTCTCCTCGACGCCTTGGCGCACCCCGCGCTCGTCGATCTTCAGCCGCACCGGGAGCGTGTTCATGAACATTCCGAGCGCGCGGTTCGCGCCTTCGCCCTGCATGCGGCCGAACAGCAGCGTGCCGAACACGACGTCGTCGCGGCCGGAGACCCGCGCCAGCACGCGCGCCCACGCGACGTGGCAGATGCTCGCCGTGCTCACGCCGGCGGCGCGCGCGGCGGCGCGCAAGCGCTCCGCTAGCGACGCGTCGATCACCGCATGGGTCGAGCGCGTCGCCGAGCCGTCGCGCCGCACGTCGACCAGGCCGAACGGCGCGGTCGGTTCGTCGACGTCCGCGAGCATCTCGCGGAAGAACTGCTCGTGCTCCTCGCGGCTCACGCCCAGGCGCGCCTGCGCGATGAAGTTCCGGAACGGCACCGGCTGCGGAAGCTCGTCCGCGCGACCGAGCAGATGCGCTTCGATCTCGCGCTGCATCAGCTCCATCGCGGTGTGATCGCCGAGCAGGTGGTGCTTGAGCAGCACCATAGCCCACGCGTCGCCCTCACCGTCGCGCGCGACGTACGCGCGCATCATCGGCGCTCGGCGCACG contains the following coding sequences:
- a CDS encoding amino acid adenylation domain-containing protein is translated as VRRAPMMRAYVARDGEGDAWAMVLLKHHLLGDHTAMELMQREIEAHLLGRADELPQPVPFRNFIAQARLGVSREEHEQFFREMLADVDEPTAPFGLVDVRRDGSATRSTHAVIDASLAERLRAAARAAGVSTASICHVAWARVLARVSGRDDVVFGTLLFGRMQGEGANRALGMFMNTLPVRLKIDERGVRQGVEETQLLLAQLLRHEHAPLTLAQSCSAVPASTPLFSSLLNYRHGKPRRKQAGDDAVHGIAARGGEERTNYPIGMSVNDHGDELSLSVKSDASVDPNRLSAYMQTALAAVVDALENEPARALTSLEVVPERERAQLLVEWNATERDYAAARCVHELFEDQASRAPESVALEFGGERLSYGELNAQANRLARHLQAQGVQARTRAGVLMERSPELVVAMLAVLKAGGTYVPLDPAYPYERLSYVVEDSAPVLLLTHDAAGAELRDAFARAGVPAIGVVADAERWSHEAASNLKGAAAPSDPAYVIYTSGSTGAPKGVVVTHEQLCSRLLGAQLDLGFGPGDVMTNLASPAFDIALFELMMPLTTGGCSLLLGSAQVKDLEQLRARTQHATVFHAVPTLMEAWLDSLGASEYGSLHTLLVGGEAVPERLLRKLTERFPAARVFEFYGPTEAVIISTRYRADGSALEGVANCIGRPFPNTRIYILDARLDPAPVGVGGELYIGGVPVALGYLNRDDVTLERFVPSPFVDGDRLYKTGDLARYLPDGNVEFLGRNDFQVKIRGFRIELGEIEARLASHPAVREAVVLALEDRTGEKRLVAYYTTTASDASDAPSAPGADELRSHLAAALPDYMLPAAYVRLDALPLTTHGKLDRRALPAPDDGAYVSRAYEAPAGEVELTLAAVWRELLKVERVGRNDNFFELGGHSLLVVAALERLRQVGLHLDAAAFFAANSLRELASAVRDASLDVAIPPNAIPDGCTAITPEMLPLVQLSASEIAGVVVSVPGGAANVQDVYPLAPLQEGILFHHILGGEGDPYLGRSTYRFESRERLDAYLAALESVIARHDVLRTAVAWEHLPEPVQVVYRDAPLAVEEVELDPAAGDVAEQLAARFNPRHFRLDVRRAPMMRAYVARDGEGDAWAMVLLKHHLLGDHTAMELMQREIEAHLLG